From a single Brassica napus cultivar Da-Ae chromosome C9, Da-Ae, whole genome shotgun sequence genomic region:
- the LOC106345578 gene encoding NDR1/HIN1-like protein 6 yields the protein MGDLQQRVHPVLQMEANNKKISPAGGKTEHLPTQRPFPPPATVENKKASPAREKTQQLLPVQRPLPPPPLMVRNRKRNLCCRIFCWGLSLLVIGLIALAVAITVIYFVFHPKIPQYEVNSLRVSNLGINLDLSLSALFKVEITARNPNEKIGIYYEKGGRLQVWYTKTKLCEGPIPKFYQGHRNVTRLNVDLAGRAQFGNTVLSALQQQQQTGRVPLDLKVDAPVSVKLGKLKLRKVRILGNCKLVVDSLSTNNRINIKASDCKFRLKL from the coding sequence ATGGGAGATCTTCAACAGAGAGTTCATCCGGTTCTTCAAATGGAAGCCAACAACAAGAAAATATCACCAGCTGGGGGAAAGACAGAACATCTTCCAACACAACGGCCATTTCCGCCTCCTGCTACGGTCGAAAACAAGAAAGCATCACCAGCTCGCGAAAAGACACAACAGCTGCTTCCAGTACAACGACCACTTCCACCTCCTCCTTTGATGGTGCGTAATAGGAAGCGAAATCTTTGCTGCAGAATCTTCTGTTGGGGTTTAAGCCTTCTAGTCATTGGCTTGATCGCATTAGCGGTTGCAATTACggttatatattttgttttccatCCTAAAATCCCACAATACGAGGTCAACAGTTTACGAGTTAGCAACCTTGGTATCAACCTAGACCTCTCTCTTTCCGCCTTGTTCAAAGTCGAGATCACAGCTCGTAATCCCAACGAAAAAATTGGGATTTATTACGAGAAAGGAGGCCGTCTCCAAGTGTGGTATACCAAGACAAAGCTCTGTGAAGGTCCTATACCCAAGTTTTACCAAGGACATAGAAATGTAACTAGACTGAATGTGGATCTAGCGGGAAGAGCACAGTTCGGGAACACTGTTCTGTCGGCAttgcagcagcagcaacagacAGGACGTGTCCCGTTAGATCTCAAAGTGGATGCACCTGTTTCCGTCAAACTGGGGAAATTGAAGCTGAGGAAGGTCCGAATATTGGGGAACTGCAAGCTTGTTGTTGATAGTTTATCAACAAACAATAGAATTAATATAAAAGCCAGTGATTGCAAGTTTAGGCTTAAACTTTAA